Proteins encoded by one window of Gouania willdenowi chromosome 4, fGouWil2.1, whole genome shotgun sequence:
- the LOC114462237 gene encoding homeodomain-interacting protein kinase 3-like, translating to MKCQNLKNNETVAVKIIKDGFEDHLENEISMLKVISVLDTDRTNLLTFYEHFVYMDCNCLAFELLEIDLHTLMENREWEPLSVNYIHTIAEQLLVALDALKGLGIIHTDIKPDNVMVVNRNIQELKVKLIDYGVAVKTSSMEPCLEIQPLGYRAPEVSIGLPFSEAIDVWALGCVLVFLYIGENLFSVFCEYQMMKRVSELLGLPKDDQLQAGAYTSCFFCEAEEGSKWRLMTPEEYEAGNSISTKEEHHFVEFSSLDDLVNVHPGEESGEVEDREAFVDLLKQLLCLDGNERISPCQAQFHPFFSTSHLNQQETSRHHQPSLQANETSCHASDEKCVLDDASASKSSDSDTLNLATAEADSLPPLTDLDLVSAPTPHLNDDVLDQSSDGVTGCFGSLKKRIQKHFKRIKTFFFKR from the exons ATGAAGTGCCAGAACCTTAAGAACAACGAGACGGTGGCTGTGAAAATCATCAAGGACGGCTTTGAAGACCATCTTGAGAATGAG atttcaatgctAAAGGTAATTAGTGTCCTTGATACTGACCGCACAAATTTGCTTACGTTTTACGAGCATTTTGTGTACATGGACTGCAATTGCCTGGCATTTGAACTTCTTGAGATCGACCTTCACACTCTGATGGAAAACCGAGAGTGGGAACCCCTGAGTGTGAATTATATCCATACAATTGCTGAGCAG CTATTGGTGGCTTTAGATGCCCTAAAAGGCCTTGGAATCATCCACACAGACATAAAACCTGACAATGTCATGGTGGTCAATAGGAATATCCAGGAACTGAAGGTGAAATTAATCGACTATGGTGTGGCTGTTAAAACTTCCAGCATGGAGCCTTGCCTTGAAATTCAGCCTCTAGGATACAG GGCTCCTGAAGTCTCCATTGGCCTTCCTTTCAGTGAGGCCATTGATGTGTGGGCCCTTGGTTGTGTGCTTGTATTCCTCTACATTGGAGAAAACCTCTTCTCTGTGTTCTGTGAATACCAAATGATGAAGCGTGTTTCAGAACTTCTTGGTTTACCGAAGGACGACCAGCTTCAGGCCGGGGCTTACACCAGTTGcttcttttgtgaggctgaGGAGGGCTCAAAATGGCGACTGATG ACACCAGAAGAATATGAAGCTGGTAACAGCATCTCAACTAAGGAGGAACACCATTTCGTTGAGTTCTCTTCTTTGGATGATCTGGTCAAT GTTCATCCAGGAGAAGAAAGTGGTGAGGTTGAGGACAGAGAAGCCTTTGTGGACCTGCTgaagcagcttctctgcttGGATGGAAATGAAAGGATCTCTCCCTGTCAGGCTCAGTTCCACCCTTTCTTCAGCACATCCCACCTCAACCAGCAGGAGACCAGCAGACACCATCAACCCTCATTACAGGCTAATGAGACCTCCTGCCATGCATCAGATGAAAAGTGTGTTCTAGATGATGCCTCTGCATCCAAGTCATCAGATAGTGACACACTGAATTTGGCCACTGCAGAAGCTGATAGTCTCCCTCCTCTGACTGACTTGGACTTGGTGTCTGCTCCCACTCCTCATTTAAATGATGACGTTCTGGATCAGTCTTCAGATGGAGTTACCGGCTGTTTTGGTTCTTTGAAGAAGAGGattcaaaaacatttcaaaagaatcaagactttctttttcaaacgctaa